A region from the Streptomyces sp. 3214.6 genome encodes:
- a CDS encoding putative leader peptide, with protein MCEAPSGARRRRGRAVIHICHAVHLHSRPHIDLQRVAGALCSS; from the coding sequence ATGTGTGAGGCGCCGTCCGGCGCCCGGCGAAGGAGGGGGCGGGCCGTGATCCACATATGCCACGCCGTGCACCTCCACTCCCGGCCCCACATCGACCTCCAGCGCGTGGCCGGCGCGCTCTGTAGCTCCTGA
- a CDS encoding GNAT family N-acetyltransferase, with product MTTHPHPLDNAVWAALTGPHAHLAERSEMGVPPAEGCGSVGLAARYPADVYAFAALADPADPAAWADLHTLAGPGTTVRIKPVDRVPDGWDVVGRGEGVQLVATAALWTEPAPEAVPLGPDDVPEILDLIARTRPGPFLKRTVALGTYLGIRHEGRLVAMAGERLRLPGWTEISAVCTDPAHRGRGLGTRLIRAVADGIRDRGDTPFLHAAADNTPAIRLYESLGFTLRRRSTIASVRTPGTSGEAGAL from the coding sequence ATGACGACTCACCCGCACCCCCTCGACAACGCGGTCTGGGCGGCCCTCACCGGCCCCCACGCCCACCTCGCCGAACGAAGCGAGATGGGGGTACCCCCGGCCGAAGGCTGCGGGAGCGTCGGCCTGGCCGCCCGCTATCCGGCGGACGTCTACGCCTTCGCCGCCCTCGCGGACCCCGCGGACCCGGCCGCCTGGGCCGACCTGCACACCCTCGCCGGACCCGGAACCACCGTACGGATCAAGCCCGTCGACCGGGTTCCCGACGGCTGGGACGTCGTGGGCCGGGGAGAGGGCGTCCAACTCGTCGCGACCGCCGCACTGTGGACCGAACCCGCCCCCGAGGCGGTGCCGCTCGGACCCGACGACGTGCCGGAGATCCTGGATCTGATCGCCCGCACCCGGCCCGGCCCGTTCCTGAAACGGACCGTCGCCCTCGGCACCTACCTCGGCATCCGGCACGAAGGTCGCCTCGTCGCCATGGCCGGCGAAAGGCTCCGGCTGCCCGGCTGGACCGAGATCAGCGCCGTCTGCACCGACCCCGCCCACCGTGGACGGGGCCTCGGCACCCGGCTCATCCGAGCGGTCGCCGACGGCATCCGCGACCGTGGCGACACACCGTTCCTGCACGCCGCCGCCGACAACACTCCGGCGATCCGCCTCTACGAATCCCTCGGCTTCACCCTGCGCCGCCGCTCGACCATCGCGTCGGTGCGCACACCGGGAACATCCGGTGAGGCCGGGGCGTTGTGA
- a CDS encoding ABC transporter substrate-binding protein, producing MPAHFTRRSLMRGITAATAVATLATGLAACGGESDAATTTDSAASGTVTIGQASNGAAKETTLKVAEVKSISAELPEAIRKSGKLVIGSGSLPSGSAPLGFVGSDQKTFTGAEPDLARLVATVLGLKPETKRFTWENLFVGIDSGKVDVAFSNVTDTEERKKKYEFASYRQDNLGFETLKSSNWKFDGNYENLAGKTVAVGAGTNQERILLEWKKKLASEGKKLTVKYFQDNNSTYLALSSGKIDSYLSPNPAVAYHVTQTASTPNPTANAGTYSGAGASLQGLIAATAKKDSGLAKPLADAINYLIDNGQYAKWLAAWNLSTEAVAKSEINPPGLPLTDS from the coding sequence ATGCCTGCCCATTTCACCCGACGCAGCCTGATGCGCGGCATCACCGCGGCGACCGCCGTCGCCACCCTCGCCACCGGGCTCGCCGCCTGCGGTGGTGAGAGCGACGCCGCCACCACGACCGACAGCGCCGCCTCCGGCACGGTGACCATCGGCCAGGCCTCCAACGGCGCCGCCAAGGAGACCACCCTGAAAGTGGCGGAGGTGAAGTCGATCAGCGCCGAACTCCCCGAGGCCATCCGCAAGAGCGGCAAGCTGGTCATCGGCAGCGGCAGCCTGCCGTCCGGTTCCGCGCCGCTCGGGTTCGTGGGCAGCGACCAGAAGACCTTCACCGGCGCCGAGCCCGACCTCGCCCGACTGGTCGCCACGGTTCTCGGCCTGAAGCCGGAGACAAAGCGGTTCACCTGGGAGAACCTCTTCGTCGGCATCGACAGCGGAAAGGTCGACGTCGCCTTCTCGAACGTCACCGACACCGAGGAGCGCAAGAAGAAGTACGAGTTCGCCTCCTACCGGCAGGACAACCTCGGCTTCGAGACGCTGAAGTCCAGCAACTGGAAGTTCGACGGCAACTACGAGAACCTCGCCGGCAAGACCGTGGCGGTCGGCGCGGGCACCAACCAGGAGCGCATCCTGCTGGAGTGGAAGAAGAAGCTGGCGAGCGAGGGCAAGAAGCTCACCGTCAAGTACTTCCAGGACAACAACAGCACCTACCTCGCGCTGAGCAGCGGCAAGATCGACTCCTACCTCAGCCCCAACCCGGCCGTCGCCTACCACGTCACCCAGACCGCCAGCACGCCCAACCCCACGGCCAACGCGGGCACCTACTCCGGTGCGGGCGCGAGCCTGCAGGGCCTGATCGCGGCGACCGCCAAGAAGGACAGTGGCCTCGCCAAGCCTCTCGCCGACGCCATCAACTACCTGATCGACAACGGTCAGTACGCCAAGTGGCTCGCCGCCTGGAACCTCTCCACCGAGGCCGTCGCCAAGTCCGAGATCAACCCGCCCGGCCTGCCCCTGACCGACTCCTGA
- a CDS encoding amino acid ABC transporter ATP-binding protein, translating to MTAETLTAAEAAPVADATPAAVEVHDVHKWYGAHRVLDGVDLTVRPGEVTVILGPSGSGKSTLLRVINHLEKPEIGYVSVNGEPIGVRRHGDRLRELSERAILAQRSRIGFVFQNFNLFPHLTVLDNVAAAPVATGKLSRPEGRALAAELLDRVGLADKAGAYPRQLSGGQQQRVAIARALALRPGVILFDEPTSALDPELVGEVLAVIKNLATSGTTLVIVTHEIGFAREVADRVVFIDGGKIVEQGPPGEVLDNPRHERTRDFLSKVL from the coding sequence ATGACCGCCGAGACACTCACCGCCGCCGAGGCCGCGCCCGTCGCCGACGCCACGCCCGCCGCCGTCGAGGTGCACGACGTGCACAAGTGGTACGGCGCCCACCGGGTGCTGGACGGCGTCGACCTGACCGTGCGGCCCGGCGAGGTCACCGTGATCCTCGGCCCGTCCGGCTCGGGCAAGTCCACCCTGCTGCGGGTCATCAACCACCTGGAGAAGCCGGAGATCGGCTACGTCAGTGTCAACGGCGAGCCGATCGGCGTCCGCCGGCACGGCGACCGGCTGCGCGAGCTGAGCGAACGGGCCATCCTGGCCCAGCGCAGCCGCATCGGCTTCGTCTTCCAGAACTTCAACCTCTTCCCGCATCTGACCGTGCTCGACAACGTCGCCGCCGCCCCGGTGGCCACCGGGAAGCTGTCCAGGCCCGAGGGCCGGGCGCTGGCCGCCGAACTCCTCGACCGGGTCGGCCTGGCCGACAAGGCCGGCGCCTACCCACGGCAACTCTCCGGCGGCCAGCAGCAGCGCGTCGCCATCGCCCGAGCCCTCGCCCTGCGCCCCGGCGTCATCCTCTTCGACGAGCCCACGTCCGCCCTCGACCCCGAACTCGTCGGCGAGGTCCTCGCCGTCATCAAGAACCTGGCGACCAGCGGCACGACCCTCGTCATCGTCACCCACGAGATCGGCTTCGCCCGCGAGGTCGCCGACCGGGTCGTCTTCATCGACGGCGGAAAGATCGTCGAACAGGGTCCGCCCGGCGAGGTCCTGGACAACCCGCGCCACGAACGGACCCGCGACTTCCTCAGCAAGGTGCTCTGA
- a CDS encoding amino acid ABC transporter permease codes for MSEPPGAVTLAEAPAADPPPETKLSAQRVQPLRRPGRWIATAVTLVLIAQFVHGLVSNPFYQWDRFGYWFLRPTILDGLLITLEVTAWSAVLGLLGGILLALARLSKSPVLRAASWTYVWALRSVPLIVVLLFLYNFSALYKTLSVGVPFGPAFFTFDESRLATDMVVAVVGLSLNEAAYAAEVVRGGILSVDQGQHEAAAALGLPKGYQFRRIVFPQALRSITPNYVNQLIGLIKSTSLVFYVSLLDLFGSAQSMGSTYPGDIVPLLLVVTVWYLILTSVVSVVQFYVERHYARGATRSLPPTPLQKLRAGLRDLRERARREAAV; via the coding sequence ATGAGTGAACCCCCAGGCGCCGTGACCCTCGCCGAGGCACCCGCCGCCGACCCCCCGCCGGAAACGAAGCTCAGCGCCCAGCGCGTGCAACCGCTGCGCAGGCCGGGCCGCTGGATCGCCACCGCCGTCACCCTGGTCCTGATAGCCCAGTTCGTCCATGGACTGGTCTCCAACCCCTTCTACCAGTGGGACCGCTTCGGCTACTGGTTCCTGCGGCCGACGATCCTCGACGGACTGCTCATCACCCTCGAAGTGACCGCCTGGAGCGCCGTGTTGGGCCTCCTCGGCGGAATCCTCCTCGCCCTCGCCAGGCTCTCGAAGAGCCCGGTGCTGCGCGCCGCGAGCTGGACGTACGTCTGGGCGCTGCGGTCCGTCCCGCTGATCGTGGTCCTGCTGTTCCTCTACAACTTCAGCGCCCTGTACAAGACGTTGAGCGTGGGAGTCCCCTTCGGGCCCGCCTTCTTCACCTTCGACGAGTCCCGGCTCGCCACCGACATGGTGGTCGCGGTCGTCGGCCTCAGCCTCAACGAGGCCGCCTACGCGGCCGAAGTGGTCCGCGGCGGCATCCTCTCCGTCGACCAGGGCCAGCACGAGGCCGCCGCCGCGCTCGGACTGCCCAAGGGCTACCAGTTCCGCCGGATCGTCTTCCCGCAGGCCCTGCGGTCCATCACCCCGAACTACGTCAACCAGCTGATCGGCCTGATCAAGAGCACCTCGCTGGTCTTCTACGTGTCGCTGCTCGACCTGTTCGGCTCCGCGCAGAGCATGGGCTCCACCTACCCCGGCGACATCGTGCCGCTGCTGCTCGTCGTCACCGTCTGGTACCTGATCCTGACGAGCGTGGTGTCCGTCGTCCAGTTCTACGTCGAGCGGCACTACGCCCGGGGCGCCACGCGCTCCCTGCCGCCGACCCCGTTGCAGAAGCTGCGCGCCGGCCTGCGAGACCTTCGCGAGCGTGCGCGCAGGGAGGCCGCCGTATGA
- a CDS encoding glutathione S-transferase C-terminal domain-containing protein has product MSVTPLAAAHPSARPAPAFRGRIGRDARSGHYAVPRRYRLYLAAADPDCLRIAVTHSLLGLDEACPVTFLPAEPDCPDGGHSALRPLYDASAHRYTGPALAPVLSDDWSGRIVSSHGPDIARDLARRFGAGRPTLYPCGAESQIEAVERMCAQGIEAAAQRAGAADAHETERAAALGTLLTTLGVLEQGLGSHRYLISDQITAADVELWVTLVQLDTVHRNHLDAAAVQRIAGHPALWAYARRLAAHPAFGAHLDLDAIARRHHARCQGLEAAGAAVQILDWETHAADGVETRPQVNRP; this is encoded by the coding sequence ATGTCCGTCACACCACTGGCCGCCGCCCACCCGTCCGCCCGGCCCGCCCCCGCCTTCCGGGGCCGGATCGGCCGGGACGCGCGCAGCGGCCACTACGCCGTGCCCCGCCGCTACCGCCTGTACCTGGCAGCGGCCGACCCCGACTGTCTGCGCATCGCCGTCACCCACAGCCTCCTCGGCCTGGACGAGGCCTGCCCGGTCACCTTCCTGCCGGCCGAACCGGACTGTCCCGACGGCGGTCACAGCGCGCTGCGCCCGCTGTACGACGCCAGCGCGCATCGGTACACCGGACCCGCCCTCGCGCCCGTGCTCAGCGACGACTGGTCCGGGCGCATCGTCAGCAGCCACGGCCCCGACATCGCCCGCGACCTCGCCCGGCGTTTCGGCGCCGGTCGGCCCACGCTGTACCCCTGCGGCGCCGAGTCGCAGATCGAGGCCGTCGAGCGGATGTGCGCGCAGGGCATCGAGGCGGCCGCACAGCGCGCCGGAGCGGCCGACGCGCACGAGACGGAGCGCGCCGCCGCCCTCGGTACGCTGCTCACCACGCTCGGCGTGCTGGAACAGGGCCTCGGCAGCCACCGGTATCTGATCAGCGATCAGATCACTGCGGCCGACGTCGAGTTGTGGGTCACACTGGTCCAACTCGACACCGTGCACCGCAATCACCTCGACGCGGCCGCCGTGCAGCGCATCGCCGGACATCCGGCCCTGTGGGCGTACGCCCGCCGGCTCGCCGCCCACCCGGCCTTCGGCGCCCACCTCGACCTGGACGCCATCGCCCGCCGCCACCACGCCCGTTGTCAGGGCCTGGAGGCCGCCGGCGCGGCCGTCCAGATCCTGGACTGGGAGACCCACGCGGCGGACGGCGTCGAGACCCGACCGCAGGTCAACCGCCCCTGA
- a CDS encoding putative leader peptide → MGRVEPVTSRASRTAWSSPLLTSRRHIDLQRVCSAIPLAG, encoded by the coding sequence ATGGGGCGCGTAGAGCCGGTCACCAGCCGAGCGAGCCGCACGGCGTGGTCGTCGCCCCTTCTCACCTCCCGCCGTCACATCGACCTGCAGCGGGTCTGCAGCGCGATCCCCCTGGCGGGTTGA
- a CDS encoding DoxX family protein — MSEASNTALLLVRVVLGVVMVAHGWNHWRGGGGITGTAGWFGGLGLTRPRLQAWLSVLTELGAGALLLAGLLTPLACAAVLSVMLVAGLLAHRRNGFFVFKEGYEYVLVLGVLAVALGAWGPGEYAIDEAADIAVTGWAGAGVVLGVGIVATAGLLAVFWRPQKTT, encoded by the coding sequence ATGAGTGAGGCTTCGAACACCGCTCTGCTGCTCGTACGGGTCGTTCTCGGCGTGGTGATGGTGGCCCACGGCTGGAACCACTGGCGCGGCGGAGGGGGCATCACCGGCACGGCGGGCTGGTTCGGCGGCCTCGGCCTCACCCGGCCGCGACTGCAGGCCTGGCTGAGCGTCCTGACCGAACTGGGCGCCGGGGCCCTGCTGTTGGCCGGCCTCCTCACACCGTTGGCCTGCGCGGCCGTGCTGTCCGTGATGCTGGTGGCCGGGCTGCTCGCGCACCGGCGCAACGGGTTCTTCGTGTTCAAGGAGGGCTACGAGTACGTCCTCGTCCTGGGCGTCCTCGCGGTGGCGCTGGGGGCGTGGGGTCCGGGGGAGTACGCGATCGACGAGGCCGCGGACATCGCCGTGACCGGATGGGCGGGCGCCGGCGTGGTGCTCGGAGTGGGCATCGTCGCGACGGCCGGCCTCCTGGCCGTGTTCTGGCGCCCGCAGAAGACAACGTGA
- a CDS encoding carbohydrate kinase family protein: protein MKVFTMGVHVLDVLVRPVEEIPEGQGATLVEDIRMTAAGTAGGTALTLAKLGAEVRSAGAVGSDPTGDMLVQLLGRAGVDTEFLVRRTDTATSASVLPIRPNGDRPSLHLLGANITYGLDDVPWEALAEATHLHLGGPELIGVDVATRILSYAREHGVVTSVDLLAPGVLGSFEQIEAALPYIDHLLPNEDQVLGFTGESDLLSGARRLLDAGAGVVAVTRGAEGALVVTADGAEPVPAFVVDVVDTTGCGDAFSAGYLRGVALGRTPSDAAVLGSAAAALVAQGLGSDHGDFDLAGADAFASSAKSHA, encoded by the coding sequence ATGAAGGTCTTCACGATGGGCGTGCACGTGCTGGACGTGCTGGTACGGCCCGTGGAGGAGATACCCGAGGGGCAGGGCGCGACCCTGGTCGAGGACATCCGGATGACCGCCGCCGGAACGGCCGGCGGCACCGCCCTCACCCTCGCCAAGCTGGGCGCCGAGGTACGCAGCGCCGGCGCCGTCGGCTCCGACCCGACCGGCGACATGCTGGTGCAACTGCTCGGCCGGGCGGGCGTCGACACCGAGTTCCTCGTCCGTCGCACCGACACCGCCACCTCCGCGAGCGTTCTGCCGATCCGGCCCAACGGTGACCGCCCCTCGCTGCACCTCCTCGGCGCGAACATCACCTACGGCCTCGACGACGTCCCCTGGGAAGCCCTCGCCGAGGCGACCCATCTGCACCTTGGCGGACCGGAGTTGATCGGCGTAGACGTCGCGACGCGCATCCTGTCGTACGCCAGGGAACACGGTGTCGTCACCTCCGTGGACCTGCTCGCCCCCGGCGTCCTCGGCAGCTTCGAGCAGATCGAGGCGGCCCTGCCCTACATCGACCATCTGCTGCCCAACGAGGACCAGGTTCTCGGCTTCACCGGCGAGAGCGACCTGCTGTCGGGTGCGCGCAGGCTTCTCGACGCCGGAGCGGGCGTCGTCGCCGTCACCCGCGGCGCCGAGGGCGCGCTCGTGGTGACGGCCGACGGAGCGGAACCCGTCCCCGCCTTCGTCGTCGACGTCGTCGACACCACCGGGTGCGGAGACGCCTTCTCGGCGGGGTATCTGCGGGGGGTCGCTCTGGGGCGTACGCCGAGTGATGCGGCGGTACTGGGGAGTGCCGCTGCCGCGCTCGTCGCGCAGGGGCTCGGCAGTGATCACGGTGACTTCGATCTGGCGGGGGCCGATGCGTTCGCCTCGTCTGCCAAGTCCCATGCGTGA
- a CDS encoding class II aldolase/adducin family protein, with the protein MTASSSALTDERAAVADACRRLGAEGLLIGTAGNVSVRVEDRVAVTATGAVLARLTPDQVTVVDLDANLVAGSVQPTSELELHLGVYRRYGTGAIVHTHAPMATAVSCVLDELPCIHYQLLALGGTVRVAPYATFGTPELAESVIAALDGRSAALMANHGAVTHATTLDKAVENALLLEWACGVYQRAAAMGRPRVLDEQQQLAVIEAAIARDYGTTHPVPPAQDEQPTKGEGR; encoded by the coding sequence ATGACCGCCTCAAGTTCGGCGCTGACCGATGAGCGGGCCGCCGTGGCGGACGCCTGCCGGCGCCTGGGGGCCGAAGGCCTCCTCATCGGCACGGCAGGGAACGTGAGCGTGCGCGTCGAGGACCGGGTCGCGGTCACCGCGACCGGAGCCGTCCTCGCACGGCTCACCCCGGACCAGGTGACCGTGGTCGACCTCGACGCGAACCTCGTCGCCGGGAGCGTCCAACCGACCTCCGAACTGGAGCTCCACCTCGGCGTCTACCGCCGCTACGGCACCGGCGCGATCGTCCACACCCACGCTCCGATGGCCACCGCCGTCTCCTGCGTACTCGACGAACTGCCCTGTATCCACTACCAGTTGCTCGCCCTCGGCGGCACTGTGCGGGTCGCGCCGTACGCCACCTTCGGCACCCCCGAACTCGCCGAGTCGGTGATCGCCGCGCTCGACGGCCGCAGCGCCGCCCTGATGGCGAACCACGGCGCGGTCACTCACGCCACGACCCTCGACAAGGCCGTGGAGAACGCCCTGCTCCTCGAATGGGCCTGCGGTGTCTACCAGCGCGCGGCAGCCATGGGCCGTCCCCGCGTCCTCGACGAACAGCAGCAACTCGCCGTGATCGAGGCGGCGATCGCCCGCGACTACGGCACCACCCACCCCGTACCACCCGCACAGGACGAACAGCCGACGAAGGGGGAAGGCAGATGA
- a CDS encoding TetR/AcrR family transcriptional regulator has protein sequence MVQASASPDGGAPLRRTPRQARSRARLALVLEAAERILIGEGVEALTTTRVAAEAKVSVGSLYQYLPDRGAIIDALAAGYFARLEGVMDDLVGTASRERWDDPVGVLIDTYAGVYRTEHGFRALWFGSGLTERTRAADREHKRRMADGIRRVLLALGVAPDDEALARACHAAILAADALAQEAFRRAPQGDTDLLDEAKAMLRGYLTEVVARQGRRQP, from the coding sequence TTGGTCCAGGCGAGCGCGAGTCCCGACGGTGGCGCTCCTCTGCGCCGCACTCCCCGGCAGGCGCGCAGCAGGGCCCGTCTGGCCCTGGTGCTGGAGGCCGCCGAGCGCATCCTGATCGGCGAGGGCGTCGAGGCGCTGACCACGACGCGGGTCGCGGCCGAGGCGAAGGTTTCGGTCGGCTCGCTGTACCAGTACCTCCCCGACCGTGGGGCGATCATCGACGCCCTGGCGGCGGGCTACTTCGCGCGCCTGGAAGGCGTCATGGACGACCTGGTGGGGACCGCGTCGAGGGAGCGGTGGGACGATCCCGTGGGCGTCCTGATCGATACGTACGCCGGGGTGTACCGCACCGAACACGGCTTCCGCGCCCTGTGGTTCGGCAGCGGACTGACCGAGCGGACGCGGGCGGCGGACCGCGAGCACAAGCGCCGGATGGCCGACGGGATCCGCCGGGTCCTGCTCGCGCTGGGTGTGGCCCCCGACGACGAGGCGCTCGCGCGGGCCTGCCACGCCGCGATCCTCGCCGCCGACGCCCTCGCCCAGGAGGCCTTCCGGCGTGCCCCGCAGGGTGACACCGACCTCCTCGACGAGGCGAAGGCGATGCTGCGCGGTTACCTCACCGAGGTCGTCGCACGTCAGGGACGGCGGCAGCCGTGA
- a CDS encoding tetratricopeptide repeat protein, which translates to MSAAREDGPERGSSNTIGGSARFYGPTVQARDVHGGIQVQTAPPQPPPTPRQLLPVPAHFTDRREELAALDRLLTRRADTASRQPLIVVNGPAGIGKTTLVSRWLRGHESAFPDGQLYADLRGHAADGPAGPGEILGRFLRALGAWAVPVDLAEQASLWRSVTADLRIAVMLDNAFTAAQIRPLLPGGPGGLVVVTSRHRLTGLRLDGADFHRLQALGPAAGVELFIRGVGERRVCGELPAVRQVVNLCAGLPLAVCLAAARLAARPGQPVAALADALRPDVGRLAALEVEGEATVRKALDASYAVLGPEAARMYRALGLLPLPDFDSRTAAAACGQSLQWAERRLDELVEAGVLEDIGPDTFRFHDLVRVHAHHRATTTDTEAHRERVLRQVADWYLLTATEAQRAITPIQFTLPRTYAHPSALPTPFTGEPGALAWLHDRRGHLMAILRLAAERGWHATAWQLVDAMWPLFLRRRHYDLWIEAHRIGLAAARSDGHREAERQMLNSGAIGLSAARRIDDATEWYTQSLYAARDAGDARDEGQALLGLGGCHFEAGRFAEAVSHLNRAARMWEECGYPRGVALARIMLGEVALAEHDPDRAVTCFTEARTGLLAVADPHDAARALVFLGRARALTGHHATGTAQMEEALAVFTASGAVHWQARTLEMLGDTAREQGEEAAADEFHARAFALYETTSPADARRLGRP; encoded by the coding sequence ATGAGCGCGGCACGCGAGGACGGCCCGGAGAGAGGGAGCAGCAACACCATCGGCGGATCGGCCCGGTTCTACGGACCCACCGTCCAGGCCCGCGACGTCCACGGCGGCATCCAGGTGCAGACCGCCCCGCCGCAACCGCCGCCGACACCCCGTCAACTTCTCCCGGTGCCCGCGCACTTCACCGACCGACGGGAGGAACTGGCCGCCCTGGACCGGCTGCTCACACGGCGAGCGGACACCGCTTCCCGGCAGCCGCTGATCGTGGTCAACGGCCCGGCCGGGATCGGCAAGACCACGCTGGTCTCCCGATGGCTGCGCGGGCATGAATCCGCCTTTCCCGACGGCCAGTTGTACGCCGACCTGCGCGGCCACGCGGCGGACGGACCGGCGGGCCCCGGTGAGATCCTCGGCCGGTTCCTGCGGGCGCTCGGCGCCTGGGCGGTGCCGGTCGACCTGGCGGAGCAGGCCTCCCTGTGGCGGTCCGTCACCGCCGACCTGAGGATCGCCGTCATGCTGGACAACGCCTTCACCGCGGCCCAGATCCGGCCGTTGTTACCGGGCGGTCCCGGCGGCCTGGTCGTCGTGACCAGCCGGCACCGACTGACCGGACTGCGCCTGGACGGGGCCGACTTCCACCGGTTGCAGGCCCTCGGCCCCGCCGCCGGGGTGGAACTGTTCATCCGCGGCGTCGGCGAGCGCCGGGTCTGCGGTGAACTGCCCGCGGTCCGCCAGGTCGTGAACCTGTGCGCGGGCCTGCCCCTCGCGGTGTGCCTCGCCGCCGCCCGGCTCGCCGCCCGCCCCGGACAGCCCGTCGCCGCACTCGCGGACGCTCTCAGACCGGACGTCGGCCGCCTGGCCGCGCTGGAAGTCGAAGGGGAGGCCACCGTGCGCAAGGCCCTGGACGCGTCGTACGCGGTGCTGGGCCCCGAGGCCGCCCGGATGTACCGGGCCCTCGGTCTGCTGCCGCTGCCCGACTTCGACTCCCGGACGGCCGCCGCGGCCTGCGGGCAGTCACTGCAGTGGGCGGAACGCCGACTGGACGAGCTCGTCGAGGCCGGCGTGCTGGAGGACATCGGCCCGGACACCTTCCGTTTCCACGACCTCGTCCGGGTCCACGCCCACCACCGTGCGACGACCACCGACACCGAGGCCCACCGGGAACGCGTCCTGCGGCAGGTCGCCGACTGGTACCTGTTGACCGCGACCGAGGCCCAACGCGCCATCACGCCCATCCAGTTCACCCTGCCCCGGACCTACGCCCACCCGTCCGCGCTGCCCACACCCTTCACCGGCGAACCCGGCGCCCTCGCCTGGCTGCACGACCGACGCGGCCACCTCATGGCGATCCTCCGCCTGGCCGCCGAGCGCGGCTGGCACGCCACCGCCTGGCAACTGGTCGACGCGATGTGGCCGTTGTTCCTTCGACGGCGCCACTACGACCTGTGGATCGAGGCCCATCGCATCGGCCTCGCGGCCGCCCGCAGCGACGGACACCGGGAGGCGGAACGGCAGATGCTCAACTCCGGGGCCATCGGCCTGAGTGCGGCACGCCGGATCGACGACGCCACCGAGTGGTACACGCAGTCCCTGTACGCGGCGCGCGACGCCGGGGACGCGCGCGACGAGGGACAGGCGCTGCTCGGCCTCGGCGGCTGCCACTTCGAAGCGGGACGGTTCGCCGAGGCGGTGTCGCACCTGAACCGGGCGGCGCGGATGTGGGAGGAGTGCGGTTATCCGCGCGGGGTGGCCCTCGCCCGGATCATGCTCGGGGAGGTCGCGCTCGCCGAGCACGACCCCGACCGGGCCGTCACCTGCTTCACCGAGGCCCGCACCGGGCTGCTGGCCGTGGCCGACCCGCACGACGCGGCCCGGGCCCTCGTCTTCCTCGGCCGGGCCCGCGCCCTCACCGGCCACCACGCCACGGGCACCGCGCAGATGGAGGAGGCCCTCGCCGTGTTCACCGCCTCCGGCGCCGTCCACTGGCAGGCCCGCACCCTGGAGATGCTCGGCGACACCGCACGCGAACAGGGCGAGGAGGCGGCCGCGGACGAGTTCCACGCCCGCGCCTTCGCCCTGTACGAGACCACCAGCCCGGCCGACGCCCGCCGACTGGGGCGGCCGTAG